Proteins from one Roseofilum reptotaenium CS-1145 genomic window:
- the hemL gene encoding glutamate-1-semialdehyde 2,1-aminomutase: MTATPLNTTKSQEIFTAAQTLMPGGVSSPVRAFKSVGGQPIVFDRVKGAYIWDVDGNQYIDYVGTWGPAICGHAHPDVIQALHESLDKGTSFGAPCAQENILADMVINAVPSIEMVRFVNSGTEACMSVLRLMRAFTGREKIIKFEGCYHGHADMFLVKAGSGVATLGLPDSPGVPKSTTTNTLTAPYNDLEAVKKLFNDNPDEIAGVILEPVVGNSGFIPPDAGFLEGLRLLTQDHGALLVFDEVMTGFRISYGGAQAKFGVTPDLTTLGKVIGGGLPVGAYGGSKEIMSLVAPAGPMYQAGTLSGNPLAMTAGIKTLDILNKEGQYDVLEKITKKLIDGLLAIAKETGHEACGGSISAMFGFFFTAGPVHNFSDAKQSDTAKFGHFHRGMLERGIYLAPSQFEAGFTSLAHTEADIDKTLAAAREVMSSL, from the coding sequence TTGACTGCAACACCACTAAACACCACCAAATCTCAAGAAATCTTTACTGCCGCCCAAACCCTGATGCCTGGAGGGGTTAGCTCTCCCGTGCGGGCGTTCAAATCTGTGGGCGGCCAACCCATTGTTTTCGACCGTGTAAAGGGAGCCTATATCTGGGATGTCGATGGCAACCAATATATTGATTATGTAGGCACTTGGGGCCCCGCTATTTGCGGTCATGCTCATCCAGATGTAATTCAAGCGCTGCACGAATCCCTAGACAAAGGAACCAGCTTTGGCGCTCCCTGTGCCCAAGAAAATATCCTCGCGGACATGGTGATTAACGCCGTTCCCAGCATTGAAATGGTTCGGTTTGTCAACTCTGGAACTGAAGCCTGTATGTCCGTCCTGCGACTGATGCGAGCCTTTACCGGACGGGAAAAAATTATCAAATTTGAAGGCTGCTACCATGGCCACGCCGATATGTTCCTGGTTAAAGCCGGTTCTGGGGTAGCAACCCTAGGCTTACCGGACTCTCCAGGAGTTCCTAAATCCACTACCACCAATACCCTCACCGCCCCCTACAATGACCTAGAAGCGGTGAAAAAACTATTTAATGACAATCCTGACGAAATTGCTGGAGTCATCCTAGAACCCGTCGTAGGTAACTCTGGCTTTATTCCCCCAGATGCGGGATTTTTAGAAGGATTGCGCCTGCTCACTCAAGACCATGGTGCTTTATTGGTTTTTGATGAAGTGATGACGGGATTTCGGATTTCCTATGGTGGAGCGCAAGCCAAATTTGGCGTAACGCCTGATTTAACAACCTTGGGTAAGGTCATTGGTGGCGGATTACCGGTTGGAGCTTATGGTGGTAGTAAGGAGATTATGTCCCTGGTTGCTCCGGCTGGCCCCATGTATCAAGCGGGAACTCTATCAGGTAATCCTCTGGCAATGACGGCTGGGATTAAAACCTTAGACATCTTGAATAAGGAGGGCCAGTATGATGTTTTGGAGAAGATTACTAAAAAACTGATTGATGGCTTGCTCGCTATTGCCAAAGAAACTGGCCATGAGGCTTGCGGTGGTTCTATTAGTGCCATGTTTGGCTTCTTCTTTACAGCCGGCCCTGTCCATAATTTTAGTGATGCGAAACAGTCAGATACTGCTAAGTTTGGCCACTTCCATCGGGGAATGTTAGAAAGGGGAATTTATTTAGCGCCTTCTCAGTTTGAGGCTGGGTTTACCTCTTTGGCTCATACAGAGGCAGATATTGATAAGACTCTAGCAGCAGCTCGGGAAGTGATGAGTTCTCTTTAG
- a CDS encoding ABC transporter ATP-binding protein: protein MSLRFFSVLSNTPRLLRLVWSASPRWLLLSLLTTLSASVLPAIQLYIGKLIIDRILNAIGLPSSEWSPIFILVFTVFLLHLLSDSLKSLSTYTAQILGDRFNLYASQLLLKQAVYLDLAHYELPEFYDLLSRAQQSGSTYPVRALTYFTTFVGQGLKLFALLGLIISFSPLATVILLLSALPAFMISVQFSGRRFRVLRKQTQSGRFADYLQQVLTHQDFVKEIRLFNLSDHLLKKWREIRWKFNAEIEEMSRQQVVALLSSTLISKLGFYLTYFWIVAATLSGEITIGSLTMYSGAFRQSQTAIQGLLEEIAKLYEVNLHVSQFFDFLALQPYVTNPENAQPFPSPLHQGLTFKNVSFTYSGASKHTLKNINLSIAPQESIALVGMNGAGKTTLLKLLTRFYDVTSGEITIDNIPITQLNLKELRQNIGVIFQDFARYHLSVSDNIGFGNIDEYDNRDRIRKAGIDSGADNVIQGLDHGYDSLLGKIFPGGSELSGGQWQKVGLARAFMTPAQILILDEPTAALDAISEYDLFQRFRKLASGKMTFLVSHRFSTVRMADRIIVLEQGSIREMGSHEELMDLNGMYAQMFRLQSSTYEI, encoded by the coding sequence GTGTCCTTACGCTTTTTTTCTGTCCTCAGCAATACGCCTCGACTGTTGCGCTTAGTGTGGTCTGCGAGTCCCCGGTGGCTACTCTTGTCTTTGCTGACCACCCTGAGCGCTTCAGTATTACCTGCGATCCAGCTTTATATTGGTAAGCTGATTATCGATCGCATCCTGAATGCCATTGGACTCCCGAGTTCTGAGTGGTCTCCCATCTTTATCTTGGTGTTTACGGTCTTTTTGCTGCATCTGTTGAGTGATAGCCTCAAGTCATTATCGACTTATACTGCTCAAATTTTAGGCGATCGTTTTAATCTCTATGCCAGTCAACTGCTGCTTAAACAGGCAGTTTACTTGGATTTAGCCCATTACGAACTGCCCGAATTTTACGATTTGTTAAGCCGGGCCCAACAAAGCGGTAGCACTTATCCCGTTCGTGCCCTAACCTACTTCACCACCTTTGTCGGCCAAGGCCTGAAATTATTTGCCCTATTGGGCCTAATTATTAGCTTTAGTCCCCTGGCAACGGTTATATTGCTGCTCAGTGCCCTACCTGCATTTATGATTAGTGTCCAATTTTCAGGTCGGCGCTTTAGAGTCCTCCGCAAACAAACTCAGAGTGGTCGATTTGCCGATTATTTACAGCAAGTTTTAACCCATCAAGATTTTGTCAAAGAAATTCGTCTGTTTAATTTGAGCGATCACCTATTAAAGAAATGGCGAGAAATTCGCTGGAAATTCAATGCAGAAATAGAAGAAATGTCTCGCCAGCAAGTTGTTGCCTTGCTCAGTTCAACTCTGATTTCTAAACTGGGATTTTATTTGACCTATTTTTGGATTGTTGCGGCAACCCTGAGTGGTGAAATTACGATTGGTTCTTTGACGATGTATTCGGGGGCATTTCGTCAATCTCAAACGGCGATCCAAGGACTGCTCGAAGAAATTGCGAAATTATATGAAGTGAATCTGCATGTCAGTCAGTTTTTTGATTTTTTAGCTCTTCAACCTTATGTAACTAATCCCGAAAATGCCCAACCCTTTCCTTCTCCTTTGCACCAAGGATTAACGTTTAAAAATGTCAGCTTCACCTACTCAGGCGCGAGCAAGCACACCTTAAAAAATATTAATTTATCCATTGCACCACAGGAAAGTATTGCTTTAGTCGGTATGAATGGAGCAGGGAAAACGACTTTACTCAAGCTGTTGACCCGGTTTTATGATGTCACATCTGGAGAGATTACGATTGATAATATTCCCATCACTCAATTAAATTTGAAGGAATTACGGCAGAATATTGGAGTGATTTTCCAAGACTTCGCTCGTTATCATTTGAGTGTCAGTGATAACATTGGGTTTGGTAATATTGACGAATATGATAATCGCGATCGCATTCGCAAAGCCGGGATTGATTCTGGGGCGGATAACGTGATTCAAGGATTAGACCATGGGTATGACAGCTTGTTAGGAAAAATCTTTCCAGGAGGAAGTGAATTATCGGGGGGACAATGGCAAAAAGTGGGGTTGGCACGGGCGTTTATGACTCCTGCACAAATCCTGATTTTAGATGAACCGACGGCTGCTTTAGATGCGATATCTGAATATGACCTCTTTCAGCGTTTCCGAAAATTGGCATCGGGTAAAATGACATTCTTGGTCAGTCATCGATTTTCTACTGTACGCATGGCCGATCGCATCATTGTCCTTGAGCAGGGGTCAATTCGAGAAATGGGTAGCCATGAGGAACTGATGGATTTGAATGGCATGTATGCCCAGATGTTTCGACTACAATCGTCTACCTATGAAATTTAG
- the pyk gene encoding pyruvate kinase, whose translation MRSQYSPRRTKIVATIGPATSSADVLRQLILAGATTLRLNFSHGTHEDHQRNIRLIRQISFELNRPVGILQDLQGPKIRLGKFEQGSVVLKKGDRFTLTSDRILGKQDISFVSYDRLAEEVPVGSTILLDDGRVEMKVEEIDQKTEQLHCRVTVPGTLSNNKGVNFPGVYLSVKALTDKDRVDLAFGLDQGVDWIALSFVRNPQDVLEIKEIISNAGKQVPVIVKIEKHEAIEQMDPILSLSDGVMVARGDLGVEVPAEDVPMLQKRLIATANRLGIPVITATQMLDSMVNSPRATRAEISDVANAILDGTDAVMLSNETAVGKFPVEAVATMARIAQRIEKEPHTRNAETQGRQSIPSAISKGVSRIAEQLNAAAIMTLTKTGATARNVSKFRPEPPILAITPQVSVARRLQLVWGVDTLLVLDLPSMNQTFQAAINAAQEQHLLQEGDLVVMTAGTLTGVSGSTDLIKVQIVTAVLGTGTGIGQGLVSGRARIAQNGLEATHFHPGDILVAPETGADFIEAIRKAGGIIVEMDSTTCHAAIIGLRLGIPVIVGVDRATQVIRDGEFVTLDMARGLVYSGSSRM comes from the coding sequence ATGCGATCGCAGTATTCTCCCCGTCGAACCAAGATTGTTGCTACCATTGGCCCAGCTACCAGCAGTGCAGACGTGCTTCGCCAGTTAATTTTAGCGGGAGCAACGACCCTCAGACTGAACTTTTCCCACGGAACCCACGAGGATCATCAGCGCAATATCCGTCTGATCCGCCAAATCTCGTTTGAGCTGAATCGACCAGTGGGCATTTTACAAGATTTACAGGGCCCCAAGATCCGCTTGGGTAAATTCGAGCAAGGATCGGTGGTGCTGAAAAAAGGAGATCGCTTTACCTTAACGAGCGATCGCATCCTGGGCAAGCAAGATATTAGTTTTGTCAGCTACGATCGCCTGGCTGAAGAAGTACCTGTTGGCTCAACCATTCTCCTTGACGATGGTCGGGTAGAAATGAAAGTGGAAGAGATCGATCAAAAAACTGAACAACTCCACTGTCGCGTCACCGTTCCTGGAACCCTCTCCAATAACAAAGGGGTGAACTTTCCGGGGGTTTATCTCTCCGTAAAAGCGTTAACCGATAAAGACCGGGTCGATCTGGCCTTTGGTTTAGATCAAGGGGTAGACTGGATAGCGCTCTCCTTTGTCCGTAACCCCCAAGATGTTCTGGAAATTAAGGAAATTATCTCCAATGCGGGCAAACAAGTGCCGGTGATCGTCAAAATCGAAAAACATGAGGCGATCGAACAAATGGACCCAATTCTGAGCCTATCCGATGGCGTGATGGTGGCTCGTGGAGATCTGGGGGTAGAAGTCCCTGCCGAAGATGTACCCATGCTGCAAAAACGCCTGATTGCCACCGCTAACCGTCTCGGTATTCCCGTCATTACCGCAACCCAAATGCTCGATAGCATGGTTAACTCTCCCCGCGCCACCCGTGCAGAAATTTCCGATGTTGCCAACGCCATCTTAGATGGAACTGATGCGGTGATGCTCTCGAATGAAACTGCGGTGGGTAAATTTCCTGTGGAAGCTGTGGCTACGATGGCGCGCATTGCCCAACGGATCGAAAAGGAACCCCATACCCGCAACGCAGAGACCCAAGGTCGTCAGTCCATTCCCAGTGCCATTTCCAAAGGGGTCAGTCGGATTGCGGAACAGCTCAATGCAGCCGCCATTATGACTCTGACTAAAACTGGAGCAACAGCCCGTAATGTATCTAAATTCCGTCCCGAGCCTCCTATTTTAGCGATTACTCCGCAAGTTTCTGTGGCGCGGCGATTGCAGTTGGTTTGGGGAGTGGACACCCTCTTGGTGCTAGATTTACCTTCGATGAATCAGACCTTTCAAGCCGCCATTAATGCAGCCCAAGAGCAACATTTACTCCAGGAAGGGGATTTAGTTGTGATGACGGCGGGAACGTTAACTGGCGTTTCGGGTTCAACGGATTTGATTAAAGTCCAAATCGTTACGGCTGTTCTAGGTACAGGAACAGGTATTGGTCAAGGATTAGTTAGCGGTCGAGCTAGAATTGCCCAAAATGGGTTAGAGGCTACTCATTTTCATCCCGGTGATATCTTAGTTGCTCCAGAAACCGGAGCTGATTTTATTGAAGCAATTCGTAAAGCCGGGGGAATTATTGTGGAAATGGATAGTACCACTTGCCATGCCGCGATTATTGGTTTGCGCCTAGGTATTCCAGTTATTGTGGGCGTTGATCGAGCCACACAGGTCATCCGCGATGGAGAATTTGTGACCTTGGATATGGCACGAGGTTTGGTCTATTCTGGGTCATCGAGAATGTAA
- a CDS encoding helix-hairpin-helix domain-containing protein: MADYRNSKGQAISLIEKRSSGGEGTVWRTNRSGCLAKIYHSPTNEATEKLKAMIANPPDNPTKSQNHISIAWPTDLVYSKNKCVGFLMPEIPDSQQLLFVYNAKYRQNKSPKFNWYCLHITALNLASAMEAIHQKGYVVGDMKTQNILVTALGLVSIIDTDSFQVKVSQTGKVYRCSVGSEGFNPPELIGKDLRNLTQTRFHDRFRLGIIIYYLLFGSHPFQGKWKGTGDPPGQDESVSQNLWPYSQSGEMQLSRIGMPLDILHPELKRLFLKCFNDGYQSPSSRPSPGEWFDALTSAIKHLKSCSQVTNHIYSGTFGRCYWCERANTLGVDIFPPVANPIKPFQHKLSPKKTQAPTPKLINWIWLGLVIFFCLQLLGR; the protein is encoded by the coding sequence ATGGCTGACTATCGTAACAGTAAAGGACAGGCTATTTCTCTGATTGAAAAGCGATCTAGTGGTGGGGAAGGAACCGTTTGGAGAACTAATAGAAGTGGTTGTTTAGCTAAAATTTATCATTCTCCAACGAATGAAGCGACAGAAAAATTAAAAGCTATGATAGCGAATCCACCAGATAATCCCACAAAAAGTCAAAATCATATTTCGATCGCTTGGCCAACTGATTTAGTTTACTCGAAAAATAAATGTGTCGGCTTTTTAATGCCTGAAATTCCAGATTCTCAACAGCTTCTTTTTGTTTATAATGCAAAATATCGTCAGAACAAAAGTCCTAAGTTTAACTGGTATTGCTTACATATAACGGCACTAAATCTGGCATCAGCCATGGAAGCTATCCATCAGAAAGGCTATGTAGTTGGAGATATGAAGACTCAAAACATACTGGTGACAGCTTTGGGTTTAGTTTCTATCATTGATACAGATTCTTTTCAAGTTAAAGTTTCTCAAACGGGAAAAGTGTATCGTTGCTCAGTGGGTTCAGAAGGATTTAATCCACCCGAATTAATTGGTAAGGATCTGAGAAATTTAACTCAGACTAGATTTCATGACCGTTTTCGTCTAGGGATCATTATTTATTATCTTTTGTTTGGCTCTCATCCCTTTCAAGGAAAGTGGAAAGGAACGGGAGATCCACCCGGTCAAGATGAATCAGTGAGCCAAAATTTATGGCCTTATAGTCAAAGTGGTGAGATGCAGCTTAGTCGAATTGGAATGCCTTTAGATATTTTGCATCCAGAACTTAAAAGATTATTTTTAAAGTGTTTCAATGATGGCTATCAATCGCCCAGTTCTAGACCGTCTCCAGGTGAATGGTTTGACGCATTAACCTCAGCAATTAAGCACTTAAAATCCTGTAGCCAAGTCACTAACCATATTTATAGTGGTACTTTTGGTCGGTGCTACTGGTGTGAGAGAGCGAATACTCTAGGCGTTGATATCTTTCCTCCTGTTGCCAACCCAATTAAACCATTTCAGCATAAATTATCCCCAAAAAAAACTCAAGCGCCCACCCCTAAACTAATAAACTGGATTTGGCTTGGCTTAGTTATCTTCTTTTGTTTACAGCTCTTGGGGCGGTAA
- a CDS encoding PP2C family serine/threonine-protein phosphatase, with protein sequence MVWKAIAASATGTSHTRNQLPCQDYGNFVVLEEEDIIIGAVSDGAGSAKYSDIGSQLAVQSALESLQKWLGIHISKGHNVQEPIADQMAERVFTTAFNQVVRKLEEKVKDNKKDNPDYSLKNLSCTLLLFIATRDWIAGMQIGDGFIVARSENSDYQLLFKPTKGEYANQTTFVTSKYAMEDMQVKVLSDGNYYFICASTDGLERLSINTRTWHPSASFFEPFEKGLEQETCEKEEESVKEWLNSTEVNDRTDDDKTMLVCVYDKTIISTDKTETEDAKTDPPITYLGI encoded by the coding sequence ATGGTTTGGAAGGCGATCGCCGCTTCTGCAACTGGAACCAGTCACACACGAAACCAACTCCCCTGTCAAGACTATGGAAACTTTGTAGTTCTTGAAGAGGAAGATATCATTATAGGTGCGGTTTCTGATGGTGCAGGCAGTGCAAAATACTCAGATATTGGCTCTCAGTTAGCTGTTCAATCAGCACTGGAGAGCTTACAAAAATGGTTAGGTATCCATATAAGCAAGGGTCATAATGTACAAGAACCTATTGCCGATCAAATGGCTGAAAGGGTTTTTACTACCGCTTTCAATCAAGTTGTTAGAAAGCTAGAAGAGAAAGTAAAAGATAATAAAAAAGATAATCCAGACTATTCCTTAAAGAATTTGTCTTGTACTTTGCTGTTATTTATTGCCACGCGTGATTGGATAGCAGGAATGCAAATAGGAGATGGTTTTATCGTCGCTCGCTCGGAAAACTCTGATTATCAGCTTTTGTTTAAACCCACTAAAGGAGAATATGCTAATCAAACTACATTTGTGACATCAAAATATGCCATGGAAGATATGCAAGTCAAGGTTCTATCTGATGGAAACTACTATTTTATTTGTGCTTCAACGGATGGATTAGAACGGTTATCTATTAATACTCGAACCTGGCATCCTTCTGCTAGTTTTTTTGAACCTTTTGAGAAAGGGCTAGAACAAGAAACATGCGAAAAAGAAGAAGAATCCGTAAAGGAATGGCTCAACTCCACTGAAGTTAATGATAGAACAGATGATGATAAAACAATGTTGGTTTGTGTCTATGATAAGACAATAATAAGTACGGATAAAACCGAGACAGAAGATGCAAAAACAGATCCACCAATAACTTATCTTGGGATCTAA
- a CDS encoding vWA domain-containing protein, whose translation MPVGKPEFVDNPEPRCPVVLLLDNSGSMSGRPIQELNSGLKTFKQAVEQDTLASLRVEIAIISFGPVVMRQDFVTIDQFSPPQLQAEELTPMGSAIEYALDILEDRKQTYKDNGIQYYRPWVFLVTDGSPTDDWENAANRVRQSEDEKKIMFFAVGVEDADMQTLAQIAPPGRPPVLLNGLDFKSMFEWLSASLERVSHSKPGGAQITLSAPGWGQVSS comes from the coding sequence ATGCCTGTAGGAAAACCGGAATTTGTTGATAATCCAGAGCCACGTTGCCCAGTCGTTTTATTGCTTGATAACTCTGGCTCTATGTCTGGTCGGCCCATTCAGGAGTTAAATTCAGGCTTAAAAACCTTTAAGCAAGCCGTTGAACAAGATACACTAGCCTCTTTGAGAGTAGAAATAGCGATTATTTCATTTGGCCCTGTGGTCATGCGCCAGGATTTTGTCACCATTGACCAATTTTCCCCACCACAACTTCAAGCAGAAGAGCTTACTCCAATGGGATCGGCAATTGAGTATGCCCTAGATATCCTCGAAGACCGGAAACAAACCTACAAAGACAATGGCATTCAATACTATCGTCCTTGGGTTTTCCTCGTTACAGATGGTTCGCCGACTGATGATTGGGAAAATGCTGCCAACCGAGTCCGGCAATCTGAGGATGAGAAAAAAATCATGTTTTTCGCTGTGGGCGTAGAGGACGCAGATATGCAAACGCTGGCTCAAATTGCCCCTCCCGGACGTCCGCCTGTGCTTTTAAATGGATTAGATTTCAAATCGATGTTTGAGTGGTTGAGTGCTTCTCTAGAACGAGTTTCTCATAGTAAACCGGGTGGAGCACAGATTACATTGTCTGCCCCTGGATGGGGTCAGGTATCTAGCTGA
- a CDS encoding helix-turn-helix domain-containing protein codes for MPPADEQFTEAANSWDLKTLYSDLAAVKGKPLTPVEKLHLRGLLCGYSPGEMAEKLQKNSKGVETDLCATIYKYVKNFVGKGSEKIDNWRTISQWMEDAGYKERSVLQANIEQDCPDSNQVNVTNIKFENNQIRIDVFLQLTVPLPPEVSLEENER; via the coding sequence ATGCCACCTGCTGACGAGCAATTCACTGAAGCTGCTAACTCCTGGGACTTGAAAACGCTGTACTCGGATTTAGCGGCTGTTAAGGGAAAACCGCTAACCCCCGTTGAGAAGCTGCACTTACGGGGGTTGCTTTGTGGCTATAGTCCTGGGGAAATGGCTGAAAAGCTACAAAAGAACTCGAAGGGGGTGGAAACGGATCTATGCGCTACGATTTATAAGTATGTTAAAAATTTTGTCGGTAAAGGTAGTGAAAAAATAGATAATTGGAGAACGATTAGTCAATGGATGGAGGATGCGGGGTACAAAGAGCGCTCTGTATTACAGGCTAACATTGAGCAGGATTGTCCTGATTCTAATCAGGTAAATGTGACGAATATAAAATTTGAAAATAATCAAATCAGAATTGATGTATTTTTACAGTTAACTGTACCTCTACCTCCAGAAGTTTCCTTAGAAGAAAATGAACGTTAA
- a CDS encoding XisI protein: MATLEHLRSAVIQILEELYHYNTSRQEKDVFSEIILDKERDHYLLLDVGWKGKQYIYDSFIHMDIKDGKIWVQRNFTDVDLGEKLAAMGVKKQDIVLGLHSPFIRQFSDYGGV, translated from the coding sequence ATGGCTACCTTAGAACATTTACGCAGTGCAGTTATTCAAATCTTAGAAGAGTTATATCATTATAATACTTCTCGTCAGGAAAAGGATGTTTTTTCGGAAATCATTTTGGATAAGGAACGAGATCATTATCTTTTGTTAGATGTGGGTTGGAAAGGAAAGCAGTATATTTACGATTCTTTTATTCACATGGATATTAAAGATGGTAAAATCTGGGTGCAACGAAATTTTACGGATGTGGATTTGGGAGAGAAGTTAGCAGCAATGGGTGTAAAGAAGCAGGATATTGTTTTGGGTTTACATTCGCCTTTTATACGCCAGTTTTCGGATTATGGAGGGGTTTAA
- a CDS encoding acyl-CoA dehydrogenase family protein: MSAATGLDLAQQTEDYLKTAPNPEAMEEKTEILREGLVGLGARSLLALNVPPPWSATQGGKLDYFRFLERLARYSGTLNFTQTQHQSAVSFIANGDNEKLKSHYIPKMRSGEVLIGVSYAHLRREKPTLEATKVPGGYLFSGYLPWITGWSLFQQVVVAARLEDDSIIFALMPFVSSAQGELRFSAPMSLAAMSSTNTVSAECDRYFIPDETVVSLQSKDWMKEKDRQNVLNATFSMLGLARSGLDIVEKASKTQAAIAPQFLVLSEQLEHLRAKIYTEKEEQRLSLEQQLQLRAQAIALTHQCSLATIIVSRGSANQKHHPAQRIYREALVLSVMGHTNKVMEATLEQVVNQGNI, translated from the coding sequence ATGTCAGCAGCTACCGGTTTAGATTTAGCCCAACAAACGGAAGATTATCTAAAAACAGCCCCCAATCCAGAAGCAATGGAGGAAAAAACGGAAATCTTGCGAGAAGGATTAGTGGGTTTAGGGGCGCGATCGCTACTTGCTCTGAATGTACCTCCACCCTGGAGTGCAACACAAGGGGGTAAATTAGATTATTTTCGGTTTTTGGAAAGACTCGCTCGATATTCTGGCACTCTCAATTTTACCCAAACCCAACATCAAAGCGCAGTATCGTTTATTGCCAACGGAGACAATGAAAAGCTGAAAAGCCATTATATCCCTAAAATGAGATCGGGTGAAGTTTTAATCGGTGTATCCTATGCCCATTTGCGCCGGGAAAAACCAACATTAGAAGCGACAAAAGTTCCAGGAGGTTATCTATTCTCTGGCTATCTGCCCTGGATAACCGGTTGGAGTTTATTTCAACAGGTGGTTGTTGCCGCGAGATTGGAAGATGATAGTATTATTTTTGCCCTCATGCCGTTTGTCTCATCGGCTCAAGGAGAGTTACGATTTTCGGCTCCCATGTCTTTAGCGGCAATGTCATCAACCAATACGGTGAGTGCCGAATGCGATCGCTATTTTATTCCTGATGAAACTGTGGTTAGCCTTCAGTCCAAAGACTGGATGAAGGAAAAAGACCGCCAGAATGTTTTAAATGCAACCTTCTCTATGCTAGGTTTGGCGCGATCGGGTTTAGATATTGTCGAAAAGGCGAGTAAAACTCAAGCTGCGATCGCCCCTCAATTTTTAGTATTATCCGAGCAACTGGAGCATTTGCGTGCCAAGATTTACACAGAAAAAGAGGAACAGCGGTTGTCCCTAGAGCAACAGTTGCAACTACGCGCTCAGGCGATCGCCTTGACTCATCAATGTAGTTTAGCTACGATTATCGTTTCCAGAGGCAGCGCCAACCAAAAACATCACCCTGCACAACGCATTTATCGAGAAGCCTTAGTTTTATCGGTTATGGGACACACGAATAAGGTCATGGAAGCTACCTTAGAGCAAGTCGTCAATCAAGGGAATATTTAA
- a CDS encoding DUF5989 family protein, with protein MEFFEDLWAFLGERKKYWLLPLIISLVMVGALIILSQASVIAPFIYTLF; from the coding sequence ATGGAATTTTTTGAAGATCTTTGGGCTTTTTTAGGAGAGCGTAAAAAGTATTGGCTGTTGCCGTTAATTATTAGTTTGGTAATGGTGGGTGCTTTGATTATCCTCAGTCAAGCGTCTGTGATTGCACCGTTTATTTATACGTTGTTCTAG
- a CDS encoding SxtJ family membrane protein, with amino-acid sequence MQPIKKLNTKELRQFGLLFGVMVGLVFGIIWPLILGHSSALWPWIVLGIFWAWALVAPKTLDPFYQGFARFGLMMGWINTRLILGIIFYGMIVPMGFLRKRFGGDPMRREWRKPVETYRIPSHPRTAKSLEYPF; translated from the coding sequence ATGCAGCCAATCAAAAAACTCAATACAAAAGAACTCCGCCAATTTGGTCTCCTGTTTGGAGTAATGGTGGGTTTAGTTTTTGGGATTATCTGGCCATTGATCCTCGGTCATAGTAGTGCCCTGTGGCCCTGGATTGTGCTGGGTATTTTCTGGGCTTGGGCATTAGTTGCGCCGAAAACTCTCGACCCGTTTTATCAAGGTTTTGCCCGCTTTGGTTTGATGATGGGTTGGATTAATACCCGCTTGATTTTAGGGATTATTTTTTATGGGATGATCGTGCCGATGGGATTTCTGAGAAAACGGTTTGGAGGCGACCCCATGCGTCGAGAATGGCGTAAACCGGTGGAGACGTATCGAATTCCTTCCCATCCCAGAACAGCGAAGAGTTTAGAATATCCATTTTAG